In Drosophila nasuta strain 15112-1781.00 chromosome 2R, ASM2355853v1, whole genome shotgun sequence, a single genomic region encodes these proteins:
- the LOC132786394 gene encoding checkpoint protein HUS1: MKFRAKMQDVLYMREFQAIVATLAKLAKDCVMILAQERMHFIVNEDHSSTSSPLVWASIAAKDYFPEYKMSPARPEHEFIVLAMSASHLSRSLAVLRSGSTSSVHSCKLKLKMIQFPCISVIASVVSPSSSESREVVHDVPATIIPSSDWAAYVLPKVPRAEIVLGLPSLRLMRSLIDKLKNIAPSLVFHGSAAGELNLVSESDMATITTRFSRLMPYPATKESQQVASCEEASCSVDSRKASAFFGALQLPNEEIIIGIDREHCIYLQLDIRNNVVLHSILPAVCI; encoded by the coding sequence ATGAAGTTCCGCGCCAAGATGCAGGATGTGCTTTACATGCGCGAGTTCCAGGCCATAGTTGCAACGCTGGCCAAGCTGGCCAAGGATTGTGTAATGATATTGGCGCAGGAGCGAATGCACTTCATAGTTAATGAGGATCACAGTTCGACATCGTCGCCACTAGTCTGGGCCAGCATTGCGGCCAAAGATTACTTTCCTGAGTACAAAATGAGCCCAGCTCGACCCGAGCACGAGTTCATAGTGCTGGCCATGTCTGCCTCTCATCTGAGTCGCTCTCTCGCGGTACTACGCAGCGGAAGTACAAGCTCGGTGCACAGTTgcaagttgaagctgaagatGATACAATTCCCGTGTATTTCAGTGATTGCCTCGGTGGTTTCGCCCAGCTCTTCAGAGTCACGCGAAGTGGTTCATGATGTGCCAGCCACGATAATCCCGTCCAGCGACTGGGCCGCCTATGTGCTGCCTAAAGTGCCGCGTGCGGAGATTGTGCTCGGTTTGCCGTCGTTGCGCCTTATGCGCAGTTTGATAGATAAGCTGAAGAACATCGCGCCGAGTCTTGTGTTTCATGGCAGTGCGGCTGGGGAATTGAATCTGGTTTCTGAATCGGATATGGCCACAATCACCACACGCTTTAGTCGTTTGATGCCGTATCCGGCCACCAAAGAGTCGCAGCAGGTGGCAAGTTGCGAGGAGGCTTCATGCTCTGTGGACTCACGGAAGGCATCGGCATTTTTTGGGGCACTGCAGCTGCCCAACGAGGAGATCATTATTGGCATCGATCGGGAACACTGCATCTATTTGCAGCTAGACATACGCAACAATGTTGTGTTGCATTCCATTCTTCCAGCTGTTtgtatttag